A stretch of Amycolatopsis balhimycina FH 1894 DNA encodes these proteins:
- a CDS encoding Ppx/GppA phosphatase family protein, whose product MRKIEEAAVGVLDVGSFSARLVVVPVDGSPQEPVLNHQTRLRLDRELDGRGRLTDRGISAVTAAVAAGMTTAYRHGVTGVYPLATSSIRDAANAAEIVRHVAGETGVELRFLSGRYEAELTYLAARRWYDADACPMLVLDIGGGTVELAAGCGEKATFARSLPLGARSMTRDWLPSERVSNKQVKALRAHALDVVGTALRAADVEDPCVVGCSKVLQQLARLAGARPGKCRELRLDDLRAWIPRLAALPPSRRAKLPGISRSRAHQALAGAIVAEALLTVAGGKVAICPWSTRDGLLLTLQDKARAAAAKRAA is encoded by the coding sequence GTGCGAAAAATCGAAGAGGCCGCGGTGGGCGTGCTGGACGTCGGTTCGTTCAGCGCCCGGCTGGTCGTGGTGCCGGTGGACGGCTCGCCGCAGGAGCCGGTGCTGAACCACCAGACCCGGCTTCGCCTGGACCGCGAGCTCGACGGCCGCGGCCGGCTCACCGACCGGGGCATCTCGGCCGTCACGGCGGCCGTCGCCGCCGGGATGACCACGGCGTACCGCCACGGGGTCACCGGTGTCTACCCGCTCGCGACGTCTTCGATCCGCGACGCGGCCAACGCGGCGGAAATCGTCCGGCACGTGGCCGGGGAAACCGGCGTCGAGCTGCGATTCCTCTCCGGCCGCTACGAGGCCGAGCTGACCTACCTGGCCGCCCGCCGCTGGTACGACGCGGACGCCTGCCCGATGCTGGTGCTCGACATCGGCGGCGGGACCGTCGAGCTGGCCGCCGGATGTGGTGAGAAGGCGACGTTCGCGCGCTCGCTGCCGTTGGGCGCCCGGTCGATGACGCGGGACTGGCTGCCGTCCGAGCGCGTGTCGAACAAGCAGGTCAAGGCCTTGCGAGCGCACGCGCTCGACGTCGTGGGCACCGCGCTGCGGGCCGCGGACGTCGAGGACCCGTGCGTCGTCGGCTGTTCGAAGGTGCTGCAGCAGCTCGCGCGGCTGGCGGGCGCCCGCCCGGGGAAGTGCCGTGAACTGCGGCTCGACGACCTGCGGGCGTGGATCCCGCGGCTCGCCGCGCTGCCGCCGTCGAGGCGGGCGAAGCTGCCCGGCATCTCCCGCAGCCGTGCCCACCAGGCCCTCGCGGGCGCGATCGTGGCGGAAGCGCTGCTGACGGTCGCGGGCGGCAAGGTGGCGATCTGCCCCTGGTCCACCCGTGACGGCCTGCTCCTCACCCTGCAGGACAAGGCGAGAGCCGCGGCGGCGAAACGGGCGGCCTGA
- a CDS encoding glycoside hydrolase family 65 protein — MSEEVHGYECSPWELRWRGMDVDALQRTESAFAVSNGHIGLRGTLEEAEPRGLPGTYLNGFYEQHELPYAEAGYGYPEEGQTVVNVTDGKIIRLLVEDEPLDMRYGAATKHDRVLDFRKGTLCRSTEWSSPTGRRVRVRTERLVSFTQRAIAAIRYEVEPLDEDLQLVVQSDLLANEPIESDTSDPRVAAALEAPLVSEFHRASEYNAVLVHQTRRSGLRMAAAMDHKIEVDDGIRARIHAEEDLARLTVAVDVPQGSRLRITKFLAYGWSAQRSVPALRSQVEAALAGARQTGWKGLLTEQREFLDDYWATSDVEIDGDPELQQAVRFALFHILQAGARGESRAIAGKGLTGPGYDGHAFWDTESFVLPVLTYTIPDAARDALRWRHSTMDKARERAHQLGLRGAAFPWRSINGAECSAYWPAGTAAFHVSADIADAVLRYLNATGDEEFERDYGTELLLETARLWASLGHHDRHGAFRIDGVTGPDEYSAVADNNVYTNLMARRNLLAAADSCERQPDVAARFAVDTVELDSWRAAAAAMFLPYDEELGVHPQSEGFLDHDEWDYEGTDPAYYPLLLHFPYFDLYRKQVVKQADLVLALHLCGDSFSPREKARDFAYYEARTVRDSSLSAGTQAVIAAEVGHLELAYDYLAEAALTDLHDVHNNVRNGLHMASLAGAWQGAVAGFGGLRDHGGTLSFAPRLPPQLDRITFRLMFRGTRFQVEIDRDQATYHVVAGAPLEVLHHDERITITGEPQRFAIPKIDAGEPPKQPPGRAPMRRDSEMVRQYAEPTNPVTEEGR; from the coding sequence ATGAGCGAAGAGGTACACGGCTACGAGTGCTCGCCGTGGGAACTGCGGTGGCGCGGCATGGACGTCGACGCCCTGCAGCGCACCGAATCGGCGTTCGCGGTGTCCAACGGCCACATCGGCCTGCGCGGCACCCTCGAGGAGGCCGAGCCGCGCGGGCTGCCCGGCACCTACCTCAACGGGTTCTACGAGCAGCACGAACTCCCCTACGCCGAAGCGGGCTACGGCTACCCCGAAGAGGGCCAGACCGTCGTCAACGTGACCGACGGCAAGATCATCCGGCTGCTCGTCGAGGACGAACCGCTCGACATGCGCTACGGCGCCGCCACCAAGCACGACCGCGTGCTCGACTTCCGCAAGGGCACGCTGTGCCGCAGCACCGAGTGGTCGTCGCCGACCGGACGGCGGGTCCGCGTGCGCACCGAGCGGCTGGTGTCGTTCACCCAGCGCGCGATCGCCGCGATCCGGTACGAGGTCGAGCCGCTCGACGAGGACCTGCAGCTGGTCGTGCAGTCCGACCTGCTCGCCAACGAGCCGATCGAGTCCGACACCAGCGACCCGCGGGTGGCCGCCGCGCTGGAGGCACCGCTGGTGAGCGAGTTCCACCGCGCGTCGGAGTACAACGCCGTGCTGGTGCACCAGACCCGCCGGTCCGGGCTGCGGATGGCCGCGGCGATGGACCACAAGATCGAGGTGGACGACGGGATCCGTGCCCGCATCCACGCCGAGGAGGACCTCGCGCGGCTGACGGTCGCGGTCGACGTCCCCCAGGGCAGCCGGCTGCGGATCACCAAGTTCCTCGCCTACGGCTGGTCCGCGCAGCGCTCGGTACCCGCGCTGCGCTCGCAGGTCGAGGCCGCGCTGGCCGGCGCCCGCCAGACGGGCTGGAAGGGCCTGCTCACCGAGCAGCGCGAGTTCCTCGACGACTACTGGGCGACGTCGGACGTCGAGATCGACGGCGATCCCGAGCTGCAGCAGGCCGTCCGCTTCGCGCTGTTCCACATCCTCCAGGCCGGGGCCCGCGGCGAGAGCCGCGCGATCGCCGGCAAGGGACTGACCGGGCCCGGCTACGACGGGCATGCCTTCTGGGACACCGAATCCTTCGTCCTGCCGGTGCTCACCTACACCATCCCGGACGCGGCGCGCGACGCCCTCCGCTGGCGGCACTCCACAATGGACAAAGCGCGGGAACGCGCGCACCAGCTGGGGTTGCGCGGCGCGGCCTTCCCGTGGCGCTCCATCAACGGCGCCGAGTGCTCGGCGTACTGGCCGGCGGGCACGGCGGCGTTCCACGTCAGCGCGGACATCGCCGACGCCGTCCTGCGCTACCTCAACGCCACCGGCGACGAGGAGTTCGAGCGCGACTACGGCACCGAGCTGCTGCTGGAAACCGCGCGGCTGTGGGCGTCGCTGGGCCACCACGACCGGCACGGCGCGTTCCGCATCGACGGCGTCACCGGGCCGGACGAGTACTCGGCGGTGGCGGACAACAACGTCTACACGAACCTGATGGCGCGGCGGAACCTCCTGGCCGCGGCGGACTCGTGCGAGCGGCAGCCGGACGTGGCCGCGCGGTTCGCGGTCGACACCGTCGAGCTGGACTCGTGGCGCGCGGCCGCCGCGGCGATGTTCCTGCCCTACGACGAAGAACTCGGCGTGCACCCCCAGTCGGAGGGGTTCCTCGACCACGACGAGTGGGACTACGAGGGCACCGACCCCGCCTACTACCCGCTGCTGCTGCACTTCCCGTACTTCGACCTCTACCGCAAGCAGGTCGTGAAGCAGGCGGACCTGGTGCTGGCGCTGCACCTGTGCGGTGACTCGTTCAGCCCGCGGGAGAAGGCCCGCGACTTCGCCTACTACGAGGCGAGGACCGTGCGCGACTCCTCGCTGTCGGCGGGGACGCAGGCGGTCATCGCCGCCGAGGTGGGTCACCTCGAGCTGGCCTACGACTACCTCGCCGAGGCCGCGCTGACCGACCTGCACGACGTGCACAACAACGTCCGCAACGGCCTGCACATGGCGTCGCTGGCCGGGGCGTGGCAGGGCGCGGTGGCCGGGTTCGGCGGCCTGCGCGACCACGGCGGGACGCTCTCGTTCGCGCCGCGGCTGCCGCCGCAGCTGGACCGGATCACCTTCCGGCTGATGTTCCGCGGCACCCGGTTCCAGGTCGAGATCGACCGTGACCAGGCCACCTACCACGTGGTGGCCGGTGCTCCCCTGGAAGTGCTGCACCACGACGAGCGCATCACGATCACCGGCGAGCCGCAGCGGTTCGCGATCCCGAAGATCGACGCGGGAGAACCGCCGAAGCAGCCGCCGGGCCGCGCCCCGATGCGGCGCGACTCGGAAATGGTGCGTCAGTACGCGGAGCCGACCAACCCTGTCACTGAGGAAGGTCGCTGA
- a CDS encoding HAD family hydrolase: MTGLPETITACLFDLDGVLTGTAVLHREAWKRTFDEFLRTRDGAGFAEFTDHDYAAYVDGRPRADGVREFLRSREIVLPEGEPDDPVDDPTVNGVGNRKNELVLKIIDERGVNPYPGSVRYLEAVKAAGLRIAVVTSSANGAKVLDGGDLSKFVEARIDGIVIREQHLNGKPAPDSFLAGAAALGVEPAHAAVFEDAQSGVQAGKAGGFGYVVGVNRADQAAELRAHGADIVVDDLADLLEDR; the protein is encoded by the coding sequence ATGACGGGATTGCCCGAGACCATCACGGCCTGCCTGTTCGACCTCGACGGAGTACTGACCGGCACGGCGGTCCTCCACCGCGAGGCCTGGAAGCGGACGTTCGACGAGTTTCTCCGCACGCGCGACGGCGCCGGCTTCGCCGAGTTCACCGACCATGACTACGCGGCCTATGTGGACGGCCGCCCCCGCGCCGACGGCGTGCGCGAGTTCCTGCGGTCACGGGAGATCGTGCTGCCGGAGGGCGAACCGGACGACCCGGTGGACGACCCGACCGTCAACGGCGTCGGCAACCGCAAGAACGAGCTCGTCTTGAAGATCATCGACGAGCGCGGCGTCAATCCTTACCCCGGTTCGGTCCGCTACCTCGAAGCGGTCAAGGCCGCCGGCCTGCGGATCGCCGTGGTGACGTCGTCCGCGAACGGCGCGAAGGTGCTGGACGGCGGCGACCTCAGCAAGTTCGTCGAAGCCCGGATCGACGGCATCGTCATCCGCGAGCAGCACCTCAACGGCAAGCCGGCGCCGGACTCGTTCCTGGCCGGCGCCGCCGCGCTCGGCGTCGAACCCGCGCACGCGGCCGTCTTCGAGGATGCCCAGTCCGGCGTCCAGGCGGGCAAAGCCGGCGGCTTCGGGTACGTCGTAGGCGTGAACCGGGCCGACCAGGCCGCCGAACTGCGGGCCCACGGGGCCGACATCGTCGTCGACGACCTCGCCGACCTCCTGGAGGACCGATGA
- a CDS encoding ArsR/SmtB family transcription factor, which translates to MSTDRKLIDPERVAAAVDGLGDRAVIDEWAQRFSVVADPSRLALLVSIHYAREISVTDLAAATGMTDTAVSQALRLLRAHGLVTPQRTGRVVRYRLADATVHELIHRVRPHAKQPANDT; encoded by the coding sequence GTGAGCACCGACCGCAAGCTGATCGACCCCGAACGCGTCGCGGCGGCGGTCGACGGGCTGGGCGACCGCGCCGTCATCGACGAGTGGGCCCAGCGGTTTTCCGTGGTCGCCGACCCGTCCCGGCTCGCGCTCCTGGTTTCGATCCACTACGCCAGGGAGATCAGCGTCACCGACCTCGCCGCGGCCACCGGCATGACCGACACGGCGGTGTCGCAGGCCCTGCGGCTGCTGCGGGCCCACGGGCTGGTCACGCCCCAGCGCACCGGCCGGGTGGTGCGGTACCGGCTCGCCGACGCGACCGTGCACGAACTCATCCATCGGGTGCGCCCGCATGCCAAACAACCCGCGAACGACACCTAG
- a CDS encoding PaaI family thioesterase, with product MTDVEAQVRSKTITWQDPLETARLGATMSGLEYMTAIAEGRVPPAPIAAHFGMRWERVEAGEVVAVIEPDESLYNPIGMVHGGVAATLLDSVVGCAVHTTLPAGVGYASVELKVSYLRAIHAGRGEIRATGRVVKEGSRIAFAEGEIRDAEGKLLATASGTCVITR from the coding sequence ATGACCGACGTCGAAGCGCAGGTCCGTTCGAAGACCATCACCTGGCAGGACCCCCTGGAGACCGCCCGGCTCGGCGCCACGATGTCCGGCCTCGAGTACATGACGGCGATCGCCGAAGGGCGCGTCCCGCCCGCGCCGATCGCCGCGCACTTCGGCATGCGCTGGGAGCGCGTCGAAGCCGGCGAGGTCGTCGCGGTCATCGAGCCGGACGAGTCGCTGTACAACCCGATCGGCATGGTGCACGGCGGCGTCGCGGCCACGCTGCTGGACTCGGTGGTCGGCTGCGCGGTGCACACGACGCTGCCGGCCGGCGTCGGCTACGCGTCGGTCGAGCTGAAGGTCAGCTACCTGCGGGCGATCCACGCGGGCCGCGGCGAGATCCGGGCCACCGGCCGGGTCGTGAAGGAGGGCTCGCGGATCGCGTTCGCGGAGGGGGAGATTCGCGACGCCGAGGGGAAGCTGCTGGCGACGGCGTCGGGGACCTGCGTGATCACGCGCTAG
- a CDS encoding ROK family protein, translating into MAGVEIPTVGTPAGMRKINQRAVLDLLRRSGPATRPQVAKDTGLSKPTVSQALLALEAAGLARPTGQTSTGTGRSAVLYEADPTAGYVLGVDIGREHLRVAVSDLGRTLVARRDERNTARSGAALVTAVGKIAAAAVAEAGLSAGDIVVRVVGSPGVADPDKRCFRHAPNLPGWGRAGLIDDLEAALGPDLMVENDANLTAVGEWESGAARGASVFGCITIGTGVGMGMMVDGRVFRGATGAAGEIGYLPYGRTRAADEPGTPPARGHLEEATAAQSVVQGARELGLGTAKSAREVFRLAREGDELARRAVQTEADRLAYTVASVAAVIDPELIVLGGGMGTAADLLLEPIDRALRAFTPLVPKVVQGELGEDAVLTGAISVGLRAAEGLVFDRRVGAA; encoded by the coding sequence GTGGCCGGCGTAGAAATCCCCACGGTCGGTACCCCCGCCGGGATGCGCAAGATCAACCAGCGGGCGGTGCTCGACCTGCTGCGCCGCAGCGGGCCGGCGACGCGGCCGCAGGTGGCGAAGGACACCGGGCTGTCGAAGCCGACGGTCAGCCAGGCCCTCCTGGCACTCGAGGCCGCGGGGCTGGCGCGCCCGACCGGGCAGACGTCCACCGGCACCGGGCGGTCGGCGGTGCTGTACGAGGCCGACCCCACCGCGGGGTACGTGCTGGGCGTCGACATCGGCCGCGAGCACCTCCGCGTCGCCGTGTCGGACCTGGGTCGCACGCTGGTGGCGCGCCGCGACGAGCGCAACACCGCGCGGTCCGGCGCGGCGCTGGTGACCGCGGTCGGGAAGATCGCGGCCGCGGCGGTCGCCGAGGCCGGTCTTTCGGCGGGCGACATCGTCGTCCGCGTGGTCGGCTCCCCCGGCGTCGCCGATCCGGACAAGCGGTGTTTCCGGCACGCGCCGAACCTGCCGGGCTGGGGCCGGGCCGGGCTGATCGACGACCTCGAAGCCGCGCTGGGCCCGGACCTGATGGTGGAGAACGACGCGAACCTCACCGCCGTCGGCGAGTGGGAGAGCGGGGCCGCGCGCGGCGCGTCGGTGTTCGGCTGCATCACGATCGGCACCGGCGTCGGCATGGGCATGATGGTCGACGGCCGGGTGTTCCGCGGCGCGACGGGCGCGGCGGGCGAGATCGGCTACCTGCCCTACGGCCGCACGCGCGCGGCCGACGAGCCGGGCACGCCGCCCGCCCGCGGTCACCTCGAAGAGGCGACCGCGGCCCAGTCGGTCGTCCAGGGCGCCCGCGAACTCGGCCTGGGCACGGCGAAATCGGCCCGCGAGGTGTTCCGCCTGGCCCGCGAAGGCGACGAGCTCGCCCGGCGCGCGGTGCAGACGGAAGCCGACCGGCTCGCGTACACGGTGGCCTCGGTGGCGGCGGTGATCGACCCGGAGCTGATCGTCCTGGGCGGCGGCATGGGCACGGCGGCGGACCTGCTGCTGGAGCCGATCGACCGCGCGTTGCGGGCGTTCACGCCCCTGGTCCCGAAGGTGGTCCAGGGCGAACTGGGCGAGGACGCGGTGCTGACCGGCGCGATCAGCGTGGGGCTGCGGGCCGCGGAAGGCCTGGTCTTCGACCGCCGGGTGGGCGCCGCCTAA
- a CDS encoding DUF427 domain-containing protein, translating into MSIPVRGRVRVAQGAKRVRVFLGGQVVADTVHPLLVWEVPYYPTYYIPRADVVSGVLTPSGRTSHSPSRGEAVLSTIKGGGAEAVDGALEYPDSPIEQLRDHVRFEFAAFDWFEEDEQIFTHPRDPGVRVDILPSSRHVRIEVGGVTVADSVRPHLLFETGLPTRYYLPRVDVRMDLLAKIGTVTHCPYKGAAEHFDVAGHDDLAWSYPTPLPESTRVAGLVAFLDEKVDVYLDDVRQERPKTKFA; encoded by the coding sequence ATGAGCATTCCGGTACGCGGCCGGGTCCGCGTGGCACAAGGCGCGAAACGGGTACGCGTGTTCCTCGGCGGGCAGGTCGTCGCGGACACGGTGCACCCCCTCCTGGTGTGGGAAGTTCCGTACTACCCCACGTACTACATCCCGCGCGCGGACGTCGTGAGCGGCGTACTCACCCCTTCCGGCCGGACGTCGCACTCGCCCAGCCGCGGGGAAGCTGTTCTGTCGACGATAAAGGGTGGCGGAGCCGAGGCGGTGGACGGCGCGCTGGAGTACCCCGATTCGCCGATCGAACAGCTCCGGGACCACGTCCGGTTCGAGTTCGCCGCGTTCGACTGGTTCGAAGAGGACGAACAGATCTTCACGCACCCGCGCGACCCCGGCGTCCGCGTCGACATCCTGCCGAGCTCCCGCCACGTGCGGATCGAGGTCGGCGGCGTCACCGTCGCCGACTCGGTGCGCCCGCACCTGCTGTTCGAGACGGGCCTGCCGACCCGCTACTACCTGCCCCGCGTGGACGTCCGGATGGACCTGCTTGCGAAGATCGGCACGGTCACCCACTGCCCGTACAAGGGTGCCGCCGAGCACTTCGACGTCGCCGGGCACGACGACCTCGCCTGGAGCTACCCGACGCCGCTGCCGGAGAGCACCCGCGTGGCCGGCCTGGTGGCCTTCCTCGACGAAAAGGTGGACGTCTACCTCGACGACGTCCGGCAGGAGCGCCCGAAGACGAAGTTCGCCTGA
- a CDS encoding cyclic-phosphate processing receiver domain-containing protein, whose amino-acid sequence MNRLWVDDLRPAPDGWTWAKSSAEAIACLQAGEFAAISLDHDLGGDDTTRPVVRWLCEHDRWPPEVRVHTANPVGREWLTGMARRYGPGAR is encoded by the coding sequence GTGAACCGGCTCTGGGTGGACGACCTGCGGCCGGCCCCGGACGGCTGGACGTGGGCGAAGTCGAGCGCGGAAGCGATCGCCTGTCTCCAAGCAGGCGAGTTCGCCGCGATCTCCCTCGACCACGACCTCGGCGGCGACGACACGACCCGCCCGGTGGTGCGCTGGCTGTGCGAGCACGACCGCTGGCCGCCCGAGGTGCGCGTCCACACCGCCAACCCGGTCGGCCGCGAGTGGCTGACCGGGATGGCGCGGCGGTACGGGCCCGGAGCCCGCTAG
- a CDS encoding TIGR03564 family F420-dependent LLM class oxidoreductase: MRTGIMIDELGVGFDAMTAQAREAAKLGYGTLWLAQRGGWDALTALPALNAAAPGLELGTCVVPTYSRHPITMAGQALTVQAATGVPVHLGVGLSHRFIVEQQFGYSYDRPIRHLREYLQALDPLLRGEKADFHGESLTAAAGLDTPGAKRPAVLIGSVSPQSTRLAGEFADGVITTWAGPRATGEFVVPALGTASRIVSGQLICVTSEVDEARRWVDETYGGVANIPAYRSSLDRDGHERVSDSAIVGDEETVRRQVKSLEDAGATELLVMPFGSPEEQARTRELLAG; this comes from the coding sequence ATGCGCACCGGAATCATGATCGACGAACTCGGCGTCGGCTTCGACGCCATGACCGCACAAGCCCGCGAAGCGGCGAAGCTCGGCTACGGCACGCTCTGGCTCGCCCAGCGCGGCGGCTGGGACGCACTCACCGCGCTGCCCGCGCTCAACGCCGCCGCACCCGGGCTCGAACTGGGCACGTGCGTCGTGCCGACGTACTCGCGGCACCCGATCACCATGGCCGGGCAGGCACTGACCGTCCAGGCCGCGACCGGGGTACCCGTCCACCTCGGCGTCGGGCTGAGCCACCGGTTCATCGTCGAGCAGCAATTCGGCTACTCCTACGACCGCCCGATCCGGCACCTCCGCGAGTACCTCCAGGCCCTGGACCCGTTGCTGCGTGGCGAAAAGGCGGACTTCCACGGCGAGTCGCTGACCGCCGCGGCCGGACTGGACACTCCCGGCGCGAAGCGGCCCGCCGTGCTGATCGGCTCGGTGAGCCCGCAATCGACGCGCCTGGCCGGAGAATTCGCCGACGGCGTGATCACGACGTGGGCGGGCCCGCGGGCCACCGGCGAGTTCGTGGTGCCTGCCCTGGGCACCGCGTCCCGGATCGTCTCGGGACAGCTGATCTGCGTGACGTCCGAAGTGGACGAAGCCAGGCGGTGGGTCGACGAGACCTACGGCGGAGTGGCGAACATCCCCGCCTACCGTTCCAGCCTGGACCGCGACGGCCACGAACGCGTCTCGGACAGCGCGATCGTCGGCGACGAGGAAACCGTACGGCGCCAGGTGAAATCCCTCGAGGACGCGGGCGCGACGGAACTGCTGGTGATGCCCTTCGGGTCGCCGGAGGAGCAGGCCCGCACGCGCGAACTGCTGGCCGGGTGA
- a CDS encoding TetR/AcrR family transcriptional regulator — MPPAEDRAERAERILDAAAELLSRVGYRRTTIEDVAERALVGKGTVYLHWKNREELFVAALLRESVRNIEDLVTAMAADPLLVRLSRMTEVFYAKTLGRPLLHSVYTDDTDTLGKLLPKLHEKLDPRHHEAFVEYLELLAANDLLRTDRPARELAVAFGAVLHGFLVGTPPPEPALIADTVAHAFEPLALSTRQLRAVAPRAVELFTEAASLDRKQLERAY; from the coding sequence GTGCCCCCTGCCGAAGACCGCGCCGAACGCGCCGAACGGATCCTCGACGCCGCGGCGGAACTGCTTTCGCGGGTCGGCTACCGCCGCACGACGATCGAGGACGTCGCCGAGCGTGCCCTCGTCGGCAAGGGCACCGTCTACCTGCACTGGAAGAACCGCGAGGAACTGTTCGTCGCCGCGCTGCTCCGGGAATCGGTGCGCAACATCGAAGACCTCGTGACGGCGATGGCAGCCGACCCCCTCCTCGTGCGGCTGTCGCGGATGACCGAGGTCTTCTACGCGAAAACGCTGGGGCGTCCGCTGCTGCACTCCGTGTACACCGACGACACCGACACGCTCGGCAAGCTGCTGCCGAAACTGCACGAGAAACTGGACCCGCGCCACCACGAGGCGTTCGTCGAATACCTCGAACTGCTGGCGGCGAACGACCTGCTCCGCACCGACCGGCCCGCCCGCGAACTCGCCGTCGCCTTCGGAGCGGTGCTGCACGGCTTCCTCGTCGGCACACCCCCACCGGAGCCGGCGCTGATCGCCGACACCGTCGCGCACGCCTTCGAACCGCTCGCCCTCTCGACCAGGCAACTGCGCGCGGTGGCACCGCGAGCCGTCGAGCTGTTCACCGAAGCCGCCTCGCTCGACCGGAAACAACTCGAACGCGCGTACTGA
- the mgrA gene encoding L-glyceraldehyde 3-phosphate reductase: MTYVAASGRYDSIPYRRCGRSGLKLPAISLGLWHNFGHDRPLETQRAITRRAFDLGITHFDLANNYGPPYGSAEENFGRLLAGDFKPYRDELVISTKAGYDMWPGPYGEWGSRKYLLSSLDQSLGRLGLDYVDIFYSHRFDPETPLEETVGALDSAVRAGKALYVGISSYNSERTAEAARLLRELGTPLLIHQPSYSMLNRWIEEDGLLDTLETAGAGCIAFSPLAQGLLTDKYLKGVPADSRAAQGKSLDPDTLDENRLGRVRALDEIAGRRGQSLAQLALAWALRDHRVTSVLIGASSVKQLEDNVGALGNLEFSSEELTEIDGHATDAGINLWKRSSDA, encoded by the coding sequence GTGACCTACGTTGCCGCTTCCGGCCGATACGACTCGATCCCCTACCGGCGCTGCGGGCGTTCCGGGCTCAAGCTGCCGGCGATCTCGCTCGGGCTGTGGCACAACTTCGGCCACGACCGCCCGCTGGAAACCCAGCGCGCCATCACCCGCCGTGCCTTCGACCTCGGCATCACCCACTTCGACCTGGCCAACAACTACGGCCCGCCCTACGGCTCGGCGGAGGAGAACTTCGGGCGGCTGCTGGCCGGCGACTTCAAGCCGTACCGCGACGAGCTGGTGATCTCCACCAAGGCGGGCTACGACATGTGGCCCGGCCCGTACGGCGAGTGGGGCTCCCGCAAGTACCTGCTGTCCTCCCTGGACCAGTCGCTCGGCCGGCTGGGCCTGGACTACGTCGACATCTTCTACTCGCACCGCTTCGACCCCGAGACGCCGCTGGAAGAGACCGTCGGGGCGCTCGACAGCGCCGTCCGCGCCGGGAAGGCGCTCTACGTCGGGATTTCCTCGTACAACTCGGAACGGACCGCCGAGGCGGCCCGGCTCCTGCGGGAGCTCGGCACGCCGCTGCTGATCCACCAGCCGTCGTACTCGATGCTGAACCGCTGGATCGAGGAGGACGGGCTGCTCGACACGCTCGAGACGGCGGGCGCGGGCTGCATCGCGTTCTCGCCGCTGGCGCAGGGCCTGCTGACGGACAAGTACCTGAAGGGCGTCCCGGCGGACTCCCGCGCCGCGCAGGGCAAGTCCCTCGACCCGGACACCCTCGACGAGAACCGGCTGGGCCGGGTTCGCGCGCTCGACGAGATCGCCGGCCGCCGCGGGCAGTCGCTGGCGCAGCTGGCCCTGGCCTGGGCGTTGCGCGATCACCGCGTGACGTCGGTGCTGATCGGCGCGAGCAGCGTGAAGCAGCTGGAGGACAACGTCGGCGCGCTCGGCAACCTGGAGTTCTCGTCCGAGGAGCTGACCGAGATCGACGGCCACGCGACCGACGCGGGCATCAACCTCTGGAAGCGTTCGTCGGACGCCTGA
- a CDS encoding AAA family ATPase: MGTGFFTSVDDVSAKLAEAGYLASTAVATTVFLADRLGKPLLVEGPAGVGKTELAKAVAQVSGSRLVRLQCYEGIDEARALYEWNHAKQLLRITAGRDETWEQARTDIFGEEFLLRRPLLTAISSDEPTVLLIDETDKADMEVEGLLLEVLGDFQVTVPELGTITATRAPFAVLTSNATRELSEALRRRCLFLHIDFPDEDLERDIVRLKVPGIDAALADSVVRVIAALRAMDLRKLPSVAETIDWARTLLALGASTLDERVVRESLGVVLKHQDDIAKAGAGLKLEQVLDAS, from the coding sequence GTGGGCACCGGATTCTTCACCTCCGTCGACGACGTGTCGGCGAAACTGGCCGAGGCCGGCTACCTGGCGTCCACGGCGGTGGCGACCACGGTGTTCCTCGCCGACCGGCTCGGCAAGCCGTTGCTCGTCGAAGGGCCCGCCGGCGTCGGCAAGACCGAGCTCGCCAAGGCCGTCGCCCAGGTCAGCGGCTCGCGCTTGGTGCGCCTGCAGTGCTACGAGGGCATCGACGAAGCGCGCGCGCTCTACGAGTGGAACCACGCGAAGCAGCTGCTGCGGATCACCGCCGGCCGCGACGAGACGTGGGAGCAGGCCCGCACCGACATCTTCGGCGAGGAGTTCCTGCTCCGCCGCCCGCTGCTGACGGCGATCTCGTCGGACGAGCCCACCGTGCTGCTCATCGACGAGACCGACAAGGCCGACATGGAGGTCGAGGGCCTCCTGCTGGAGGTGCTCGGCGACTTCCAGGTCACCGTCCCGGAGCTCGGCACGATCACCGCCACGCGCGCGCCGTTCGCCGTGCTGACCTCCAACGCGACGCGCGAGCTGTCCGAGGCGCTGCGCCGCCGGTGCCTGTTCCTGCACATCGACTTCCCCGACGAGGACCTCGAGCGCGACATCGTCCGGCTCAAGGTGCCCGGCATCGACGCCGCCCTCGCCGACTCCGTGGTCCGGGTGATCGCCGCCCTGCGCGCGATGGACCTGCGCAAGCTGCCGTCGGTCGCCGAGACTATCGACTGGGCGCGCACCCTGCTCGCGCTCGGGGCGTCGACACTGGACGAGCGGGTCGTGCGGGAGAGCCTCGGCGTCGTGCTCAAGCACCAGGACGACATCGCCAAGGCCGGCGCCGGCCTGAAGCTCGAACAGGTCCTGGACGCGTCGTGA